In the Synechococcus sp. Nb3U1 genome, one interval contains:
- a CDS encoding DNA methyltransferase has translation MNSLLEKEGLEGKVQMIYIDPPYGIKYGSNFQPFVNKRDVKDGKDEDLTAEPEQIKAFRDTWELGIHSYLTYLRDRLLLARELLHESGSIFVQISDENVHHVRELMDEVFGAGNFVKIIAFQTTSGLASKLIKGVYDFIIWYVKKKESAKYNRLFITKEVGLETYYDKVELTNNQVVNSKDLLEIPEGSRYLTYQPLLSGTYSETTTFEYVFHDRKYYPGSNRCWKTIRQGLDNLAGAKRIY, from the coding sequence ATGAACTCGCTCTTGGAGAAAGAGGGCCTGGAGGGCAAGGTGCAGATGATCTACATCGACCCGCCCTACGGCATCAAGTACGGCTCCAACTTTCAGCCGTTTGTGAACAAGCGCGACGTGAAGGACGGCAAGGACGAAGACCTCACCGCCGAGCCGGAGCAGATCAAGGCCTTCCGCGACACCTGGGAGCTGGGGATTCACTCGTATCTGACCTACCTGCGCGACCGGCTGCTTCTGGCGCGGGAGCTGCTGCATGAATCTGGCAGCATCTTCGTGCAGATCAGCGATGAGAACGTGCACCATGTGCGGGAGTTGATGGATGAGGTGTTTGGGGCGGGGAATTTTGTCAAGATCATTGCATTCCAAACCACAAGTGGCCTTGCCAGTAAACTCATTAAAGGAGTTTATGATTTTATCATCTGGTATGTTAAGAAAAAGGAAAGTGCAAAATATAACCGACTGTTTATTACAAAGGAAGTCGGTCTTGAAACATATTACGACAAAGTTGAGCTAACCAATAATCAAGTAGTCAACTCAAAAGATCTACTTGAGATTCCTGAAGGATCTCGATATCTGACATATCAACCACTTCTTTCAGGAACATACTCAGAAACCACCACCTTTGAATATGTATTTCATGACAGGAAATACTATCCAGGAAGTAATAGATGCTGGAAAACAATCAGACAAGGGTTAGATAATTTGGCAGGAGCCAAACGCATATATTAG